The Nostoc sp. PCC 7524 nucleotide sequence TGCTCCCTGCCCCCTGCCCCCTGCCCCCTGCTCCCTGCCCCCTGCCCCCAATCCCCACTACAATTTTAAGAAACGTAACAAAAGAATCCCTAATGGGATTGATAATATTACTATATAGTTATATAATGGAAAAACATTCAAGGGATGTCATTCAGTTAGTCGAATGACGAGGTTTTATTTATGGGGAAATTATTTAACGAGCTGAAGAAAGATATTTTATATCAGCATGGAATGAATGCCTGTTTAAATTGTGGTGTATGTACTGCGGTATGTCCGGCGGCTGAGTTTAGCGATTACTCTCCTAGGGAAGTAATGAACACGGTGCAGTCGGAAGATGACGAAATGATTGAGGAATTACTCAAGTCAGACAAAATCTGGTATTGCGGACAGTGTTTTTCTTGTAAAACCCGGTGTCCTAGAGGTAACAGCGCAGCTTCGGTAATTCTCGCTTTACGTCGCCTTTCAATTAGACATGGTTACTTTGCTGAGTCAGAAAAAGGCAGACAGCAATTAATCGCCAAGCGGGTGTTTGGGGAAAATATGCTCAAACGGGGTTACACCTTGCTGGCGGAAAATATTTCGCCTTCCCACTTCCCTGAACTCGGTGACAACTGGGAATACTATTACAACCATATGCAAGAAATGCGGCAATGGTGGGATGTCCCCATGAATCTGGAAAATAGCGCAGGTTCGCATCGGGTGATTCCAGAAAAAGATATGGAAGAAGTACGGGCAATTTATCAAACCACTGGTGCAGTTTCTTTGATGGATGCTGTGGAACAAGGCATGGAGAAGAAACTAGGTAGCAAGAAAGAAGTAGAGGAATATTGGCAAACCTGGCTAGAAACCGGCGATAGCAGAAATTACGAATTGAAATAACTACATAGGGTGAAAAATAATGAAACTGGCAGGAAAAAATCAGGCTTGGGAAAGACACCAGAAAAATGTCCCCACTGTAGATGATGAAGGTGGGAAGTTGTGGGGATGCTTTCGCAGTTGTTTTCTTCAAAGTGCTGCCCCTTACACAGAAGGCATTGCATATAAAATTTTGAAAAATGATTTAGGTATGGAACTGCGGGAAGCAGCCGGACATACTTCCTGTGGTGCTATTGGCTATCACGGGGATGTGTCGAACCTGGAAACGCAAATGGTGATGGCGGCGAGGAATTTTTCTGTGGCGCATCATGAACTGGGTGTAGATAATCTTTTCTCATTTTGTGTGACCTCTTTCGCTAACTATACAGAAGTGATTAAACTTTGGGAGGAAGAACCAGAGTTAAAAGAATATACAGAAAAGACTTTGAAGGAAACTACCGGAAGAGAATTTTGGATTCCTCACGTTTCTGGGGGTAGACCTTCTGTGGTTCATGCTTCGGATGTGTTCTTTGCAAATCGCCATAAGTTAGCCGCAAAAGCTAAGTACAGTCTCAAGGGTATTAAAGCTACAGACCATGTTGGATGTCACTATGGGAAGATTTTCCCAGGTGAGGCGATGGGTGGGGCTGAGTTCCCACAGGTGCTAGTTGGGTTGTTAGAAGCTTTTGGTGCAGAGATTGTTGATTATCCTGAACGCAGACATTGCTGCGGGATGGGCTTTCGTCAGTGTGCTTTTCCAGAAAATAGAGATTACACCGCTAGCAGTGTTTATAAGAAAATGGTGAGTTTGAAGGAGGCGCATCCAGACTGTAATTTAATTCTCACTAATTGTCCGGGGTGTACGGTGTTTCTTGATGCGGAACAAGGAACGATTAAAGAGGTGTTGGAAGAGGAGTTTAATGTCAGTATTCTTGACTATGCTCAGTTGACTGGGTTGTTGTTGGGTTATGACCCGTTTAAGGATTGTGGGTTGAATGCTAAGGCTGTGCCGATTGAGCCTTTGTTGGATAAGATTGGTATTCCTTATGACAGGAGTAAGACGGCGGAGGAGCGTCGGAGGCCGTTTTAGGTTGGGGATTTTTTCACGCAGAGACGCAGAGGCGCAGAGAGTAGGAGAGTTTAGAGGTGAAGGTTATGGGTAAGAATGTAGTAGTGATTGGGGGCGGTGTTGCTGGGATGGCGGCGGCTGGGAGGTTGCAGGATTTTGGGTATGAGGTGGTGTTAGTTGAGAAGGCGGCTGCTATTGGGGGTCATGTTAAGAATTGGTATAAGGTGTTTCCTGATTTTACTGATGCTACGGAAATTATCGGTAATTTGAAGGGTAATCTGGGTAAGACTAGGATTTTAACTGATTGTACGGTGACTGGGATTGCTGGGTCAGCACCTCATTTTCAAGTGACTACTTCGACGGGTGAAATTATCAATGCGGCTGCAATTTTGGTGGCGACGGGATTTAAGCCGTTTGATGCTGCTTTGAAGGAAGAATATGGTTATGGTATCTACGATAATTCTTTCACTTCTATTGAGTTAGATGCCATGCTGAAACATCACACGGTGAAGACGGCTGCTGGGAAAATACCTAAGAAGGTGGCGATGATTCACTGTGTGGGTTCTAGGGATGAGAAGGTCAATAATAATTACTGTTCTAGGGTCTGTTGTACGAACACGATTAAGGTAGCCATTGAACTTAAACAGCAGATTCCTGATTGTGAGATTTATTGTCTCTACATGGATATTCGGGTGTTTGGTCGCGGTTATGAGGAACTGTATCGCACTTCTCAGGAAGATTATGGGATTCAGTTTATTCGCGGTCGGTTGTCGGAGGCGAATGAGAAAACTGACGGTAATTTATTGTTAAGGCTGGAAGATACACTCACCGCTAGACCGATGCGTTTGACTGTGGATATGTTGGTGTTGATGGTGGGGATGTGCGCCAATACGGAATTATCTGATGTGGCGGGGTTGAAGGTTGGTGCAGACCGTTTTTATGAAACTGCAAATATGCAATACTCTAACAATTCTTCGCCCAGAGAAGGGATTTTTCTGGCGGGGACAGCTACAGGGCCGAAAGCAATTGTGGAATCTATTACTGATGGACGTTCTGCTGCGGCAGAAATTGCAGGATTTTTAGCTAGTCAGTCTGTGGGTTCTCAAAATGGTTATTCAGCAGTGACGGAAATTGCAGCTTCACTTCATTAGGGTGTAAAAAAATGGCAGCGAAAAAGTGTTTCTTTGGGTTAAAGGTCGATCGCCAGGTGGATGGCGACAAGATGAACCGCGAGTTTCTTAAGAAAGTGCTGGCGGAGGGTGGTGATTATGCCGCGATCGCAAGTTGTATGCAATGTGGTACTTGTAGCGGTGGCTGTACCAATGCTGATCGGATGGATATTTTACCGCGCAGCTTGGTATTGATGATTCAAAGGGGTGAGTGGGAAAAAGTTCTGCAAAGTCAGGCTTTGTGGTTGTGTACTTCCTGTCAAATTTGTACTTCCCGATGTCCGCGTGGGGTGCGTCCGGCGGATGTGATTGAAGCGGTAAAGGCGATCGCTATTCGGGAAGGGATCAAAAATGATTCTGTCAGGTTCAATCAGATATTTGTGGAGTTAATCAAGAAACGCGGTATTCTCTTTGAACCGGAATTAATGCAAGAGTACGGGGGTATGTCTGCCGTGCTGGAACAAGCGCAATTAGGTATCAAATTAGCTTTACGGGGCAAAATCTCTCCATTCCCCGCCAAAGTCAAAGACCCCAAACAATTTAGTGCAGCATTAGCAAAGGCAGTTGAACAATGAAATTTTCTTACTATCCGGGATGTAGTCTGCACACAACTGCTAAAGAGTTTGATATCTCCACTAAAGTTGTGATGCGGGAGTTGGGAATTGAACTTGAGGATTTACATGATTGGTCATGTTGTGGGGGTTCTGTTGCTGGTGCTGTCTCCCATGATGTGGGTATGGCTTTGGCGGCGAGAAATGTGGCTTTGGCACAGAAACAAAATCTCGATTTGTTAGCATCTTGTTCTGGTTGTTATAACAAATCAGCTAGGGCAGCACAAGCATTAGAAAAAGAGACAGAACGAGATAAAATCACCGCGATTTTGTCACAAATGGGGATATCTATTACTGATTCCCACATTAAAGTTAGGAATGTGGTAGATGTTTTACTCAATGATGTTGATATCTCCACCCATATCAAAAAACCCCTCAAAGGTTTGAAGGTGGCTTGTTATTATGGTTGTCTGCTAACTAGACCAGCAGACATTACTGGATGGGATTCTCCTTTATTCCCAATGTCAATGGATAAATTAGCTCAAAAGTGTGGGGCTGAGGTCGTTGATTTCCGATCCAAAACCAAATGTTGCGGCGGTTCTATGGTCATCCCTAAAGAAGATGTCGCCTTAGATTTGACTAAGCAAATATTAGATGAGGCTAAATCTCTGGGGGCTGATTGTATAGTTTTGGCTTGTCCGTTGTGTGCTACCAACTTAGAAATCAAACAACCAGATATTGAGAAGAAATATCATGTTAACTATGGGCTACCAGTTATCTACATTACGGAGTTAATTGGTTTAGCGTGTGGGATTTCACCGAGGAAATTAGGCTTGCATCAGCACATAATTTCTACTAAGTCGGTTTTACAAAAATTGAATACTTATGAGTAAGTAGGAGACATCAATTATGAAATTAGAATATCAATTGAGCAAGGCATTAACTAGAAATCCTCTATTTGGTAAATACTGCCTATTTCCTGGTATGACAAAATTACTACTTGTTGGTGTTACTGGTTTTATTCTCGTACCAATACTGCTACCAGCCGTCAAGAAACTTGGTAAGTCCATCGCTAAGGAAACCATCAAAGGCGGAATCATTGCCTATGAAGGTAGTCAAGAACTGATCTCGGAAGCTAAAGCAGAAATCGCTGCTAAAACCTCTACCTAAAAGTTTCATATTCACACTTTCATTAGATGGGCATATTATCTTTATGGTCTAGAATGTAGTGAAAAAATACGTCCTAATTGATAATCGAAAACACTAGCTAAATCTAGACCATGAAATATCAAAGGTTTTTGGCAATTTTACTAGCAATAGGCATATTTTTCTGTATTCTTTTTAGTGTCACATATAACTTGCCAGCCTTAGCATTGACTCAAACTATATCTAACCCAATTACAAAAGTCTCAACCGTGTTAAATTCAGATTCAGACATACAAACAGCAGTTGATCATTATCTTAATTCTCTTCCCAAAGGTTATTACACCGTGGGTAATGTAGAAGAATTGCAACGGTTACTCAGAGAAGATAATATGCTTTTGGTTGATGTCAGAGAGCCTTCTGAGTACGCGACTGGACATATTGGTAATGCGATTAATATTCCTTTGCCAAAACTGACGCAAAACCTAGATAAAATTCCGCAAAATCAGCCTGTGGTAGTTTACTGTACATCTGGTTATCGTTCAGCAATGGCAGTTATGTCTTTACGTTTGTTGGGCTATGAAAATGTCCGAGGTTTTCCCCCCAGCATCAATGGTTGGAAAGCAGCAGGCCAAACTTTAAATACTTCCTCTAGCTAATTTGTTTTTTTGCAGCAAAAACTATATCCTTAAGTTACCTACATTGTATTTTGTATACTTTGTAGGCTTATTAATATGTAGAAAATCATCACAGATAAAAATGCGTGAACTTTACCCACCGATTGAACCTTACAACGAAGGGAAATTAAAAGTTTCAGAATTGCATACAATTCATTTTGAAGAATCAGGAAACCCCCAAGGTAAGCCGATAGTTTTACTGCATGGAGGCCCTGGTGGTGGGTGTCCGCCATATTATCGCCAATATTTTTATCCTGAGAAATGGCGATTAATTATGTTTGATCAACGTGGCTGTGGTCAAAGTCAACCCCATGCAGAGTTAAGAGAAAATACGACTTGGGACTTAGTTAATGATATTGAAAAGCTGCGCGAGCATTTAAATATAGAAAAGTGGGTAGTTTTTGGTGGTAGTTGGGGTAGTACCTTATCATTAGCCTATAGTCAAACTCATCCAGAACGTTGTTTAGGATTAATTTTACGTGGTATATTTTTGTTGCGACAAAAAGAATTACGTTGGTTTTATCAAGAAGGGGCTAGCTATATTTTTCCTGATGCTTGGGAAGAATATCTCAAACCAATTCCTGTAGATGAGCGTGATGATTTACTGACTGCTTATTATCAACGTTTAACTAGTCCAGACTTGGAAACTAGGCAAGAAGCAGCGCGGGCGTGGTCAATTTGGGAAGCTAGCACCAGTAGATTATTTACAGATACACAATTAATGCAAACTTTTGGTGAGGATAAATTTGCGGAAGCTTTTGCACGGATTGAATGTCATTATTTTATGAATCAAGGATTTTTAAATCCTGACAATCAATTATTATTAAATGTTGACTGCATTCGTCATATTCCCGGTGTGATTGTGCAAGGGCGTTATGATGTAGTTTGTCCGATGATATCAGCTTGGGAGCTACATCAAGCTTGGCCAGAAGCCGAATTTATCGTTATTCCTGATGCGGGGCATTCTATGAGTGAAATCGGAATTCGTAGTGCTTTAATTGAGGTGACAGATAATTTTTGATGTATTGTAGACTATATGTCTCATTCAAGCATTTATTTCAGAGAATTAAGCAACTAATGCAAGGTACACAACTTTCTTTTTTTAGCAACGAAGAAGGGTTTAATCCTACCAAAAAGGAGAAAAAACCAAAATTAGGACGTTATGAACGTATCAAACGTAATTTAGAGAAAAATGATCAAGATCCATACAAGATATTTATTGATGTTAATACCCCACTAATACCAGCATCTCAATATACTTTTGTGGATCTGTTCTGTGGTGCAGGAGGAATTACACAAGGATTAGTACAGGCTGGATTCCAGGCCTTAGCTAGTGTGGAAATTAGTCCAATTGCTTCTGCTACACATCAAAGAAATTTTCCTCATTGTCATCATTTTTGTGGAGATATAGAACAATTTTATCCAAAAAGTTGGTTGCAACAAATTGGCTATCCTGAAGTAAATCTGGTGGTTGGTGGTCCTCCTTGTCAGGGGTTTTCGGTAGCAGGTAAACGCGATCCCAAAGATCCGCGTAATCGTCTATTTTATGAATTTGTACGTGTGGTATCAGAAATACGTCCGTGGTATGTAGTTATGGAAAATGTACCAGGAATTCTAACCATTCAAAATGGAAATGTGAAGCAAGCTATTATTGAAGCTTTTGAATCTATTGGTTATCCTCATGTTTCTGTAGCAATTCTAGAATCTGCTGACTATGGAGTACCACAGATTAGACCAAGAGCTATCTTTATTGCTAATAGATTCGGAATGCCAAATCCATATCCTAAAGCTCAGTTATTACCAGAAGAATATAAACCCATCGAATCAGCTATTTCTGATTTACCAGAATATACTCCAATTCCAGAAATTAATCACCAATGGACTAGACATTCACCAGAGTATATGGAGCGTATTGCAAAAGTACCCCCTGGTGGTTCTTTATATCAAAAATATGTTGATGCCTTTAAGCGTCAATATCCAGGTAAACCAAGTATGACTGTTAAAGAAAATCATGGCGGTACTCATATCCACCCATATTTAAATCGGGTAATTTCATCTCGTGAGATGGCAAGATTACAAAGCTTTCCTGATTCATTCATTTTTGAAGGGACTATGAAAAAAGCCATGTGGCAAATTGGGAATGCAGTCCCACCTCGTTTAGCAGAGTGTATTGGTTATGCGCTCATACCTTATTTAAACAAGATTGCACTTAACACTGATCATCAAGTTGATATTACTTATGTTGATCAGACTGAGATAGTTTTTGATTGAGCGCATTACGCCACGCTTCAAAATTATACCAACCACATCCGACACAACCTTCTTCAGCTTCATCACCACGCTGATGTACAGAAGGCCAGTTTTCATCTCCTTGATACCAAAAATGAATCCCGAAAGGCGCACCTCGTTTACCAGTTTTGATACATCGCTCACAGCTTCTTGATTTTAAAAGATTGTGATTGCCAGAGGTATCTTTCTTCAACAATTGAAACTTTCGCTTGATTTCATTATCACTCATAGATGTTAAGTGTGGAGGCTCACTAGCTCCCCATCTTTCCATCGGAAATCTATGATCAATTACTAATTCATGTTTCTCTCTTTGCCTTTGTTCTATTACATCTGTATAAGAATAAACTTGTAAAATTTTTTCGACTAAAGAAGCGGGTATATTTGATGCAGAATTAGCTGATTTTATCTCACCTGTCCACCTATCTCCTAAGCGTGTCTGCTGACAAGTTTGACAGTAGTTTTTGGTTGTTTCAATTACAAGACCAGGACGACTCCTTGTTCCACGTTGTAATCCCTGAATACCTCCACCACCAGCGTACTGATTTGATCCTATTTTCTTTCCTTCACACTCTCTACAGTGCCATTGTTGATCTGACAACAGCTTAAAGACTTGTAGTTGAGTTGAATCTTGTCTGAACTGGCTCTGAATTGTCTGTACTAAATTTTGTTCCTTGCTCACTGTATTCTATTGGCTTCTATTTCCAGATGTTCAAGAAGAACAGAAACACTTATACCTAGGCCATTAGCAAGGCTGACAAGAGCAGTTAGTGATGGATTTCTGACTCCACGTTCTACACCAGATATGTATGTACGGTCTAAATTGGCGCGTAGTCCTAGTTCCTCTTGGGATATTCCCTGCTCTATTCTGCGTTGTCTGACAAGATAGCCTAAAGCACTAAGAATCTTTTGTTTCGGTTCATTCATGTGCCGATTTTCAGCTTCTATGGACTATCAGTCTACGGACGATGTGTCACATTGCAACTTACTACCTAGCAATTTCGAGACAATGTGAGAATGAATAAACTCTTAGATTTAAAACCATGAAATTTATTGGTGTTGATTTGGGTTGGAAATCACAACCTAGTGGGTTATGTTGCTTACAATTGGCAGAAGGAAAATTAAAATTAGTTGATTTAGAACGGCAAGATGCGATCGCACACATCCTAACTTGGATAGATAACTGGGTAAAATCAGCCGAATCAGCAATCATCGCCGTAGATGCGCCTACTCTCATCCCGAACCCTACAGGTAGTCGTCTACCTGATAAGCTGACTCACAAATACTTTGGGAAATATCATGCTGGCTGTTACCCCGCTAACCAAAATCTCCCCTTTGCAGAACGGACGATCAATTTTGGCTTAGAATTAGAATCCCGTGGTTTTGCCCATGCACCAAGTATTGAACCACAAACACCGGGTAGATATCAGATAGAAGTCTTTCCCCACCCCGCCATAGTGCATTTATTTGGCTTAGAACGGATTTTAAAATACAAAAAAGGGCGCATCAGTGAGCGCCGCTTAGAATTAATCAAACTTTATCAATATATTGTGGAGATGTTACCTACCTTGGAACCTGCTTTACATCTGGGTAGTAAGTTCTCTATGGAGATTCCCCATACAGGTGCAGCACTCAAAGCCACGGAAGATAAACTAGATAGTCTTATCTGTGCTTATGTCGCTGCTTACTGGTGGTATTGGGGAGAACAACGGAACTTGGTATTAGGCGATCGCACTACCGGTTACATTGTCATCCCGCAAGCAATGGGGACTGGGGATTAGGGACTGGGGACTGGGTAAAAGTTTTTCTCCCCTGCACCCCGCACCCCTGCACCCTTACTCTGCCCAAGCAATCAATCTTGGTTCATAAAGGCTAGAAAGATATGGGTGTTTGGGCAGTACCCGCAAAGACAAGCCTTGTAAACCAGAATTGGTGTATATGATATCAGCAGTATAAACACTCAACCCTTGTGTATCCTGTCCTTGGTAATCCATAACTACAGGTACAGCGTTAACAATCTCGCCGTTGGCATCAATTGAGCCTTGATATAGTTCTACTTGCACATCTTCATTTGTTAAAGTTGCCAAGTCAACCTTAGCTTTTACGCCCACGGTTTGATTAACTTCTATATCTGCACCTACAGATACGTCAATATCTTTGATTCTGATATTAAACCAGTGAATACTTAGTTTTGCTTTCCAATCTGCTAATTCTTTAGCTGGAGCATAGTTGTCAGAATTTAAGGTATGGTAGCGATCGCTAGCCGGGAAATAAGCTCGTTGAGCATATTCTCTCACCATCCGCGCTGTATTGAAAAAGGGACAATTCAACCGGATAGCGTCTTTCATTTTGGCAACCCAAGGGCGGGGTAAACCATCGACATCACGGTGATCATAAAACAATGGTACGACTTCTTTTTCTAGTAAGTCGTAGAGAGCATTAGCTTCGACTTCATCCTGGTAATTAGGATCATCGTAATTCTCGCCGTGGCCAATTGCCCAACCTGTGCGGACATAATCAGCTTCATCCCACCAACCATCTAAGACGCTCAAATTAGGCAATCCATTCATGGCTGCTTTCATCCCGCTAGTACCAGAGGCTTCACGGGGACGACGGGGTGTATTTAACCAGACATCACAACCAGCTACCATCAACCGGGAAATATGAATGTCGTAATTGGGAACAAACACTATGTGTTTTTCTAAGTGTTGTTCAGTGATAAAGTGGTTGATTTCGCGGATGAGTTCTTTACCGGGAAGATCTTTCGGGTGTGCCTTACCAGCAATTACAAATTGCACCTTGCGGCCTTTGTTACCTAGTAAAATCCGCTTGATGCGTTCAATGTCACGCATCCACAGGGTAGCACGTTTGTAGGTGGCAAAACGACGGGCAAAGCCAATAGTCAAAACATTAGGATCAAGGACTTCCTGGGCTTGAGCAATGTCGGAAGGGGAAGCACCGCGATCGTGTAAATGCTTGACTAGATGTTCGCGCACATACAAAATCATGTCTAAGCGGCAACGTTCATGATTGCGCCACAATTCTTCATCAGGAATGGCTTCCATCCGTTCCCATAATGGGCTATCTGGTGATGCTGATGACCAATTCGGCCCCAAGTAGCGATCGTATAACTCCTGAGTTGATTTAGCTACACAACTTCGGGCATGAACACCGTTGGTAATCGCTGTAATTGGTACTTCCTCTACGGGGACTTTTTTCCACAACCCTTGGAACATTTGGCGGGACACTACACCGTGCAGTTGGGCAACACCATTGGAAGCAGTTGCCATCTTCAAGGCTAGCACTGCCATACTAAAGGGTGCGGACAAATCGCCTGTATTCTCTCTTCCCAGTCCCAAAAATTGCTCTTTGGGTAAGTCAAAAATATCTGCGTAGTAACCCAGGTAGTGAAGAATTTTATCGGGAGGGAACAAGTCAATCCCAGCCGGCACAGGTGTGTGAGTGGTAAAGATATTACTGGACATCACCACCTGTTTCGCTTCCGAGTAGCTTAATCCCTGTTCTTGAATCAAGATGCGGATGCGTTCTAGGGCGGAAAAGGCAGCATGACCTTCATTCATGTGGTAGGCTGTGACTTCATACCCCAAAGCTTTTAATAGTTGTACACCACCGATACCCAGCATAATTTCCTGGTGAATACGCATATCGATATCACCACCATACAACTGATCGGTGATGTCGTGGTCGTAGGGGTTGTTTGGTTCAATGTTAGTGTCCAGCATATACAGGGGTACTGTTCCCACCTGTACCCGCCAAACTCTGGCGTACACCTTACGCCCTGGATAATCTACGGCAATCCGCAGTTCTGAACCGTCAGGATTACGCTCCAGATGCAAGGGCATATTGTAAAAATCATTAATCGGGTAGCGTTCTTGCTGCCAGCCATCCACATTGAGATACTGAGCAAAGTAGCCTTGCTGGTACAACAAACCGATACCGACTAGAGGTAAACCCAAGTCGCTGGCAGATTTGAGGTGATCCCCCGCCAGCACACCCAAGCCACCAGAATAAATAGGCAAACAATCTACCAGTCCAAATTCAGCCGAAAAATAGGCGTAACATTCTTTTGGCTTTTGACTGCGTTGTTTGTGATACCAAGTGCGCTCTTGTAAATAATCTTCTAACTGACGAGCCGCACGATCCATCTGCGCTAGAAAGCCTTCATCTTCGACTACTTCCGAAAGTCGCGCTTGAGAGATCGTACCCAGCATCAATACTGGGTTGTGATGACTAGATTCCCATAAATCTGGGTCTAAGCGCCGAAATAAATCTTTAGTCTCAACATTCCAGTCCCAATGTAAGTTATACGCCAACCGCCGCAATGGTTCTAGTCGTGGCGGCAGGGAAGGAGAAACGTTGAATGTACGAATTGGCTGCATAGGTTAGTAAAGTTCCTAGTTTAGCTAAGGTTATTGTTGACTGTCTTTACCCAATGTTGCCAATTCTTTATACTATGTTTGTAAAATTATCATGACTTTGTTAAGTCTGGAA carries:
- the glgP gene encoding alpha-glucan family phosphorylase — its product is MQPIRTFNVSPSLPPRLEPLRRLAYNLHWDWNVETKDLFRRLDPDLWESSHHNPVLMLGTISQARLSEVVEDEGFLAQMDRAARQLEDYLQERTWYHKQRSQKPKECYAYFSAEFGLVDCLPIYSGGLGVLAGDHLKSASDLGLPLVGIGLLYQQGYFAQYLNVDGWQQERYPINDFYNMPLHLERNPDGSELRIAVDYPGRKVYARVWRVQVGTVPLYMLDTNIEPNNPYDHDITDQLYGGDIDMRIHQEIMLGIGGVQLLKALGYEVTAYHMNEGHAAFSALERIRILIQEQGLSYSEAKQVVMSSNIFTTHTPVPAGIDLFPPDKILHYLGYYADIFDLPKEQFLGLGRENTGDLSAPFSMAVLALKMATASNGVAQLHGVVSRQMFQGLWKKVPVEEVPITAITNGVHARSCVAKSTQELYDRYLGPNWSSASPDSPLWERMEAIPDEELWRNHERCRLDMILYVREHLVKHLHDRGASPSDIAQAQEVLDPNVLTIGFARRFATYKRATLWMRDIERIKRILLGNKGRKVQFVIAGKAHPKDLPGKELIREINHFITEQHLEKHIVFVPNYDIHISRLMVAGCDVWLNTPRRPREASGTSGMKAAMNGLPNLSVLDGWWDEADYVRTGWAIGHGENYDDPNYQDEVEANALYDLLEKEVVPLFYDHRDVDGLPRPWVAKMKDAIRLNCPFFNTARMVREYAQRAYFPASDRYHTLNSDNYAPAKELADWKAKLSIHWFNIRIKDIDVSVGADIEVNQTVGVKAKVDLATLTNEDVQVELYQGSIDANGEIVNAVPVVMDYQGQDTQGLSVYTADIIYTNSGLQGLSLRVLPKHPYLSSLYEPRLIAWAE